ttcaatctttttCTCTGCTTCTGTGGGTGCTTGTTGAACTGgagatttcgacttcaatttcgcaCGTAATTTATCCATAACTAcgggatcgttacgatgtttagATCTAATCTCATGgtaaccttcccaagatgaATCAAAATcaggtgaaacaagaatttcttgattttgattCAACTGTGTGAGACCAACACTAAAAGATGGAGCGAAATTCATATGTATCAGTGAACAAAAGgaataaaaacaacaaaaaattatagtagaaatcaatgaaaaatcaAAGGAGGTGAAATTGAAGTGAGATGACAGAAAAGGAAGAACTTGAATTACCTTAATTAgaagcttgaaattgagtaaaacttgaactgaaaattcaaaaaaaaaaaatcgcaGTAGCCGTGGCTTGAAAATAGGCGTGAGTTTAGAATAGTTGAGAGAACTGAAATAGGATGTATCTGTGAGTTGGAGGGAGTTCAAAAAAGAgggatttttgagatttttataaatgatagagaataatagtaaatatagtaatataaggtgtgtagataggtaatttttcctatttttttttagtcaattcaaaaaagaatatagctttttatatttagtaactTTTTATACTAACGTCCTATTTAACATAtctaaaatcacaaaattcaaaatatattttaatacatcaaacacgtttttaatttaaaattaatcaaaaaattcaaaagacCTTTTTTTCTTAAGTTTGCTGAATCAAAGTAAAACAaacaaatttcatttttaatctcTTTCATaaacaaaatttaatatatttatttataaatccTCCATAATTAGAGTATTTGATAAAAGAAATTCTTAGGCCAATTTGGTCCATTTCTTTTTCAGATGAAAACTGGAAACTATGGCGGCTCGCTTATTCCGACCGCACGGCCATGGCGCCACCGCCGGGCAACTTTTCTTCATCTACAACTTCAAATTCTCATTTCAATATTCAACAATTGCAGATAAAACTGCCTGTGACCAGACACATTTCTTGGTGAACTATCTCGTCAACTCGCTCGGATTTTCTAGAGGAGAAGCCATTTCAACAAGCTCTAAGGTAGCTCGTTTGAAATCCACTGGAAATACTCAATCTGTGCTAAATTTCTTCGAACAAAGTGGTTTGGACAAAACCCATATCGGTAAAATTGTTTCTTCAGTTCCCAAGTTGCTTGTGTGTGATGTAGACAAAACCCTTAAGCCCAAAATTGATATTCTTCAAGATCTTGGTTTATCTGGATCTGATTTAGTCACGGTCGTTACAGGAAGTGCTTCTATTTTGAGAAGCCATGAAGTTTCTGATATGAAATTCTGCATTAATTATCTTAGAAAAGTTTTGGGTAGTGATGAATATGTAGTGAAAGCTATCAAGAAAAGAACGTGTTTACTCTCTGTTAAAGCATGTGAAAGAGTGAGAGTCAATATGATGTTCTTTCAGAGCATTGGGTTTACAGATGAGGATATTAAGAAATTCATACTTCAAAACCCATATACTCTTTTGGCAAGTCCTGAGGTTGTAGAGGAGAAAGTGCACAGACTTGAAAATGAATTTAATATGTCTCGAGCATCGGGATTGTTTATCCATGGAGTCGATGTGTTTATTTCGATGAAAGAGTCGACTATAGACACAAAACTTAACGTTTTCAGGGATTATGGTTGGTCTAAATGGGACATAATCAAATTGGTCCAACTTTTGCCTTATTGTTTGAGGCTGTCAGAGGAGAAATTGCGAGCTGCAATAGACTTCTACATGGTGCAACTTGGTTTGAAACCTGCCTACTTGGCTTCTCACCCATCACTGCTTATGTTCAGTATGAAAAAGAGGGTTTTGCCCCGGTTGGAATTCATGAGAAGTTTAGTTGAGCAGAAACTATACAATGAAGATTACAATATGTATACTGTTCTGTTGCCATCAGAACAGAAGTTTTATCAGGTTTATGTGCTTGCCCTCAAAGATAAGATGCCTGATGTGTGTGAACTGTACAACAAAATTCAGCAGCATGGAAAAGACAAAAAGTAATATTCTGCTCGCCAGAGGTTTGATACTCCATTTCATTTTGGCTATCTAGTCTTTTGCAATTACTATAGTGAGATTTTAACTCTTGCAAAAATGATATGTATAATTTTGAACTAAAGGGAAGAAAGTCCATTAGAGGCTCGTGAGAATTAGACATCGAGAAATCTGCTGCTGCTTCTATCCCCAAAGTTCATTCCGGTGTCATTCTCCATTTAAGCagcagacttggttcaccagtGACAATTCGAAATCGTGATCTGTGCTTATTACAGCAGATTGTGATTGATTAGGATGGTTATTTAATCTTATCAGCCTTTAGGCTATATTTCTATCCATCAATGCCTAGATTCCAAATTTGTCGGGCTTAGCTATATCATATCCATTCCATCTATTCAGGCCCATTTCATTATCAACCCCTAGGTTATACACAGGGGGAAATTATCCTACACTTAACACAGAGCTTGATAGAGAATGTtcagaaaattttattttgagttctCGACAATGTAATGCTTCCTGGAAACCCATCTTCTGAATTTTGTTTCTCATTTTGCTCCCAGTTTGGTGAACTATAAAATCTCCTTGCTGAGATTACTTGACCAaaacattgtttttttttttgcattgttCCGTGCCTTCCTCCTATCTCTCAAAAAGGTGAAAAAGGAAATTTCATTCCTTTGTGTCCTCTAGGTAATAGTGTAGTAGGCACTTTTAGTTGCCCTAAAAGAAAGGGGAAGAAGAATTACTTTGGGCTTTGTACCGATCAAAACAATTAGTTTGGGATTTATCTGTCCAATGAGCCTTTTCTtgttctcaaaaagaaaaattgtctATAACTAATTAAACCTGTATGATGCAACTAATTTGACAAGTTGCATATGGGTGAAGATATTATTTACCAAGTATGAGCTCCATGTACTAAGCTTCTATCTTCCCAATTAAGGAGCTAGGACTTAGGAGCACTGAAACAACAAGAATGGATCTCTGTTGATGCTTGTTACCTGTTCACACTGCTTGCTGCAATGTTGCTTCTGCTTTGAAAGCTTTTGGGTTCAGCTAACCCCCCCCCCTTGTTTATTGATCTTATTTTAGTCACATATTAGAAGTCAGATGTTTGGAATCTTCCACCAGTTGCACAGTGATTTTTTGTTGTGATTGTCGCTAGTGCCTCAGTGTTATGTTGTGAATTATCCATGCTTTGTTATATGATTAagttcttcttttctttccaaATGTCCCACATTGAATCAATATTTAAACAtgaatcaatttccctttctttagTTTTGCAAGGAGTCACACAAGAGGATGAAGATGTTTATCAACTTTTACTACCCCCTCCTCCCTCGTGGCTAAGCCCCCCTCTTTCTCTACATTTATTATGGTTTTGGAGGGAAGGTGAAgtagtttatttattttatcgtGTTAATGTTATACCCTTACCTTTAATAATCTTCATTTTGAATTTACAAAGTTTAATGCGAAAGCATGCGGTACAAAATTCATCCAATAGTGGACTTTTGAAATTGCATCCTAGGTTGCGGCTGActtagtggtcaatgaagttgGCTGAGACTTATGAGTCTCAGGTTCAAACTCAAGCAGAAGCAAAAACGCTAGGTGATTTCTTTGTATCTCTTCAAGCCTTTATAGTCAGAGTTATTCACTACTTGTGCTGGTTGGGAAGTAGCTAGGACCCTGTGAAATTAGTCGAGGTGTGCGCAAGTTAACCCAGACACCACGATTATAAGAATAATGGTGAACTTCTGAAATTATTTCTTACTAAAACGCACTTCTCCATTCATAAGTTCGTTATTTTTCAGCTAAAACACATAGATATTGagactaaaaactaaattaataATGACTATAAACTAGATTTATGTAAACCTAACAGGCGATGATAAATCTTAATCAATTCAAGATGGAGAATATCAAGATTGGTTTTACACTTTACCACTAAAGTATGTCATATCCTTCTAGGATTGGCGGATAAGATAAGTTTGTTGGAGtattaggtgatttcttcctaTTTATCTAACCTTTGGTAGACGAATTTGTTTTTTGATAACCGTAGTGTTCGAGTTAGCTTTCGCGCACCTCAACTAATTCTACAGGATACCTATCCCTCCCACAAGCAATAGGTACCAGATACCTCTGTCTACCAATGCTATGATATATAGGGAAAAATCACCTATTATTTTTTGGTTTTGCTGAAATTTGAAGCtgagacctcatggttctcaatctacttcattgaccactagatCACACACTTGGGTTGGTAGACGAAGTTATTCGGTGCATATAATGGTTTGTAGTAGAATATCGTTGGTACCTATTGAATCAGTTGATTGTATTTAAATCACTAAACAGATACAAATAAGTTCGCTGACATCACTACATAACACTTGTGTCTATTGCTCCTTGTTGATGGAGCAGGTTCAGACAccactttattattattatttttatgaaaaagacGCATTCTAGTAATTTCATGGTCTATACAGAAAATGTGAGTAAACCTCACCTTAGgaacaccaccaccaccaacaacaacctagtgaaatcccacaacgtggggcagggtaaagtgtacgcagaccttactcctaccaaggtaggacgactgttttcggaagatcctcggctcaataaaagcataaacagaggttagataaggctaagaagttcaaaacgatatgggaaagcaaataacgagagcgacacaaataaaatagagtaatcaaagtacagaaagtaataagTAACAagagaaatcagagcacaagaaattattgtgcgctaatgcgcctactaataaggaagaataacgagactatgtactagccttctaccctaatgtgggtcctccacaccctcatatctaaggtcatgtcctcggtaagctgtaactgcgccatgtcctgtctaatcacctgtaatgaccttgagggtgattttcaaaaatttgtacaaaacatgcgtgaacagtaacacgcgtgaacagtaactttttgggcagaaaatgcccctttcttcccatttcaatattttcatcaattgtttgagttcttgaactccttgaggtgatttgagaagagatttttaaggcaaagtgttgggtaagtgatttttgatctaaaacctttccttttcattaagtttttgatgattttaacccctaaagtttagtttcaaactccattttttttagttttttccctaattcgaatttaagaaaaatggtgatttctaactcgttttgagctctatttttatgggtttttcaaccatgagttccttattacaagtagaatgtgattgtccaataCATTTCCAGATTTGAACTTTttcgaaaataattaatttttggaccattttacccccggttccaaaacctatcaatatgaatgtcattggactccttgtgatgtgtatgttttattgttgatagtgggttgtcagtcCGGACATtaaattcgagagttgcttgttcggtagaggtgttcgagtgcggtttcggcaattgaggtaggtttggctatctttctttaagattgagatggggtaattagtcattcatatgttatagtctttgggatgaggtcgtagtatgagttgagaatgttatatatatattgtgatgcccgtgtgggggcttatttattaatgtattgccatgtgggggtttatttgtattacatagcccgtgtggaggccttatttgttatcttatttgctttgagagcatgtgattcgtgatttgcctaagagagaggcttgagtatattatttgacttgtgatgctcgcTTGAGCGGTTGAGTTGAGGGTTTTgagaatgcttgagtattgaaatattattgagaaagggatgaatattcctattactatttattgagggtgaatgtcatgtgtaggttaagttttgagaactttgagctttctaccacatgtgagttgaatattacttcaatgttatatgtgttttgatgcattcatcctcattcatcatagaagttgagaaatatggaaattctttttgagaaagaaaatgaaacacctttaaacctttgtatcttgagtccttgTCCGATGCAGTAttacggcagggtagtggatgcattgtgatcccttgaccacgaggaggtggtaAGGATAATGaaatattgtgattgaggtatatggtctgcgagaccctcatgggtcctgcttggtagcacagctcggcaggtgtatacgataggctgtgcgacagtcttgattccaccgtaccaccacatcattgcatcatcatattgcattgcattgcattgatatctgtgctgcttgaattatctgattaattgtgattatgagctgttattacgggtttactttactcgcgccactatatatataaactggcggcaccgatgccgaagtgagacttttctatatgtaggtggaagcgttccttagtttattttataggtttgattaattccttatactcagtcagctaaaacctactgagtacatgtgaattgtactcacccttacttctgtatccctttttgatgcagatactagtcggggtacctcatgtggcagttgatattctagcggattgtgtattctcagattagtggtaaGGTCCCAGAAtttggatcgtcactagtctatccttatttttcagtcttttgtatcattcagagacttatgttgtatcttcagattcgaaccttgtattagatgttctttatatttatgacaccaggttttgggataattctctttattgttttttttatttaaattgtggcatcactttcccctttgggagtctggtatgagttttatttttagggttacacatcagattgggttttgagatgtgtgccatcatgacctcaatttttgggtcgtgacatcacctctccccaatatttctttggcctacccctacctcttctgaaatcatccatggccaacctctcacacctccgcactggggcatatgtgtctctcctcttcatatgtccaaaccatctcagtcgcattttccgaatcttgtcttccaccgaggccactatTACCTTGTCCCGTATAGCCTcgtttctaatcttgtcgctcttggtatgcccacacatctatctcaatattctcatctcggcaactttcatcttttgaacatgagagactttaactagccaacactccgccccatataacatagttggtctaaccaccactttgtagaacttgcccttaagttgtggtggcaccttcttgtcacatagcacaccgaaagcgagcctccatttcatccaccctgccccaatatggTGTGTGACACCATCATCAATCTCctcgctgccttgcatgatagacctaaggtacttgaaactacttttcttttggatggcctggtcaccaagcctaactttctcgctaacctcctgaggtgtctcactgaacttgcactctaagtactctgtcttggacctactcagcttaaaccttTCAGaatccaaggtatgtctccaaacctccagcttagcgttaactccactacgagtctcatcgatcaggactatgtcgttcgcgaaaagcatacaccatggcacctcaccttgaatttgtcgcgtcaatccatccatcaccaaga
This region of Solanum dulcamara chromosome 9, daSolDulc1.2, whole genome shotgun sequence genomic DNA includes:
- the LOC129902556 gene encoding uncharacterized protein LOC129902556 isoform X2, translated to MAARLFRPHGHGATAGQLFFIYNFKFSFQYSTIADKTACDQTHFLVNYLVNSLGFSRGEAISTSSKVARLKSTGNTQSVLNFFEQSGLDKTHIGKIVSSVPKLLVCDVDKTLKPKIDILQDLGLSGSDLVTVVTGSASILRSHEVSDMKFCINYLRKVLGSDEYVVKAIKKRTCLLSVKACERVRVNMMFFQSIGFTDEDIKKFILQNPYTLLASPEVVEEKVHRLENEFNMSRASGLFIHGVDVFISMKESTIDTKLNVFRDYGWSKWDIIKLVQLLPYCLRLSEEKLRAAIDFYMVQLGLKPAYLASHPSLLMFSMKKRVLPRLEFMRSLVEQKLYNEDYNMYTVLLPSEQKFYQVYVLALKDKMPDVCELYNKIQQHGKDKNNFPYCAEPWEDDKVAVSN
- the LOC129902556 gene encoding uncharacterized protein LOC129902556 isoform X1; the encoded protein is MAARLFRPHGHGATAGQLFFIYNFKFSFQYSTIADKTACDQTHFLVNYLVNSLGFSRGEAISTSSKVARLKSTGNTQSVLNFFEQSGLDKTHIGKIVSSVPKLLVCDVDKTLKPKIDILQDLGLSGSDLVTVVTGSASILRSHEVSDMKFCINYLRKVLGSDEYVVKAIKKRTCLLSVKACERVRVNMMFFQSIGFTDEDIKKFILQNPYTLLASPEVVEEKVHRLENEFNMSRASGLFIHGVDVFISMKESTIDTKLNVFRDYGWSKWDIIKLVQLLPYCLRLSEEKLRAAIDFYMVQLGLKPAYLASHPSLLMFSMKKRVLPRLEFMRSLVEQKLYNEDYNMYTVLLPSEQKFYQVYVLALKDKMPDVCELYNKIQQHGKDKNGLSVRTLNSRVACSVEVFECGFGN
- the LOC129902556 gene encoding uncharacterized protein LOC129902556 isoform X4, with product MAARLFRPHGHGATAGQLFFIYNFKFSFQYSTIADKTACDQTHFLVNYLVNSLGFSRGEAISTSSKVARLKSTGNTQSVLNFFEQSGLDKTHIGKIVSSVPKLLVCDVDKTLKPKIDILQDLGLSGSDLVTVVTGSASILRSHEVSDMKFCINYLRKVLGSDEYVVKAIKKRTCLLSVKACERVRVNMMFFQSIGFTDEDIKKFILQNPYTLLASPEVVEEKVHRLENEFNMSRASGLFIHGVDVFISMKESTIDTKLNVFRDYGWSKWDIIKLVQLLPYCLRLSEEKLRAAIDFYMVQLGLKPAYLASHPSLLMFSMKKRVLPRLEFMRSLVEQKLYNEDYNMYTVLLPSEQKFYQVYVLALKDKMPDVCELYNKIQQHGKDKKY
- the LOC129902556 gene encoding uncharacterized protein LOC129902556 isoform X3; the encoded protein is MAARLFRPHGHGATAGQLFFIYNFKFSFQYSTIADKTACDQTHFLVNYLVNSLGFSRGEAISTSSKVARLKSTGNTQSVLNFFEQSGLDKTHIGKIVSSVPKLLVCDVDKTLKPKIDILQDLGLSGSDLVTVVTGSASILRSHEVSDMKFCINYLRKVLGSDEYVVKAIKKRTCLLSVKACERVRVNMMFFQSIGFTDEDIKKFILQNPYTLLASPEVVEEKVHRLENEFNMSRASGLFIHGVDVFISMKESTIDTKLNVFRDYGWSKWDIIKLVQLLPYCLRLSEEKLRAAIDFYMVQLGLKPAYLASHPSLLMFSMKKRVLPRLEFMRSLVEQKLYNEDYNMYTVLLPSEQKFYQVYVLALKDKMPDVCELYNKIQQHGKDKNFARSHTRG
- the LOC129902556 gene encoding uncharacterized protein LOC129902556 isoform X5, whose amino-acid sequence is MAARLFRPHGHGATAGQLFFIYNFKFSFQYSTIADKTACDQTHFLVNYLVNSLGFSRGEAISTSSKVARLKSTGNTQSVLNFFEQSGLDKTHIGKIVSSVPKLLVCDVDKTLKPKIDILQDLGLSGSDLVTVVTGSASILRSHEVSDMKFCINYLRKVLGSDEYVVKAIKKRTCLLSVKACERVRVNMMFFQSIGFTDEDIKKFILQNPYTLLASPEVVEEKVHRLENEFNMSRASGLFIHGVDVFISMKESTIDTKLNVFRDYGWSKWDIIKLVQLLPYCLRLSEEKLRAAIDFYMVQLGLKPAYLASHPSLLMFSMKKRVLPRLEFMRSLVEQKLYNEDYNMYTVLLPSEQKFYQVYVLALKDKMPDVCELYNKIQQHGKDKK